GGCAACAGGGACACATCCCACCGTAGCGTTCTACTCGCGTAACGTGAGGGGTCACCTGAGGCCATTCAATCCGCTCGTAAATCCCGCTTAAGCGCTGCGTCGATGGGTCTACGTCGACTCCACAGTGGGGACAACGCTTGGCTTGAGCCACCACGACTTGATCTGGTTGTTGAGTTAATGTTCGTCCACCGTTTCGGTGACTCCCTGCTTCTTCCCCATGAACCGGAGTTGCCTGGACACTGCTCTGATTGGGCTTGAAGCCTTTAGAAGGCGGCAAGCTTGAATTGCGAGTCGTTTTCTTGACCCGCTTTTGCTTCAGCTTGTCCACCTCTGAGCGCAACCTTTGCAGTTCCTGCCATAGCCCTCTAATCAGGGCATCCTTTTCGGCGTGGCTGAGTCCATCGAGAGGGGGCAGTTCCTTCATGGCAAAGGCTTATCATCTTCTGTCAAAGTTGGGCTTAGGTCAACCTAGTTGAGCAATTACGTATCATCTTTATGACGCTCTCCTTCCGTCAGAAACCGGCCCTCTTGCCATGCAACTGTCTAACAACCCTCGCGTTTTTATCCGCAGACCCATTGCCGAAGACTGTCAAACTCTGTTATCCCTGCACCGGAGAAACCAAGATTTTCACTTTCCTTGGACATTTCCACCGCTAGATGAGTCGGGATGCCAAAACTACATCCGCCGCTGCCAAAATGACAACTTTGAAGGACTGCTGATTTGCTGTGCCCATCACCATCAGATCATTGGAGTGGTTAATCTTAGCCAAATCTTTTACCGAGCTTTTCAAAGTGCATATTTGGGTTACTATGCAGATGCTTATTTCGCCGGACAGGGACTCATGGCAGAGGGACTCCATTTGGCAATTAATCATGCCTTTTATACCCTCAAGCTTCATCGTTTAGAAGCGAATATTCAGCCCGACAATCAGAAATCT
The genomic region above belongs to Candidatus Obscuribacterales bacterium and contains:
- a CDS encoding GNAT family N-acetyltransferase, with the translated sequence MQLSNNPRVFIRRPIAEDCQTLLSLHRRNQDFHFPWTFPPLDESGCQNYIRRCQNDNFEGLLICCAHHHQIIGVVNLSQIFYRAFQSAYLGYYADAYFAGQGLMAEGLHLAINHAFYTLKLHRLEANIQPDNQKSINLVKRLGFRKEGFSPRYLQLNGKWRDHERWALTTEDWH